CGGCCGAGTCTTCAACGATCTCAATGGAAATGGCGCGATCAATGCGGGCGAGCTAGGTCTGGTTGGCCGGCGCATATTTGACGACCTCAATCACAACAGCACGTACCAGCTCGGTGAGCCGTTCGTGCTATCCGATTCGAGCGGCAATTACACGCTCGGAAGCTTGTTAAGCGGGTCGCACGACATCGTGCTGGAAGGCACGTCAGGTTTTGTGTTCACGACACCGCCGACGAGGACGATCACGGTTGGCATCGGTGAAACCATCTCGGGCGGCGACTACGGTAGCGCGCAGCCCGCGACTTTACAGGGCTTCGTATTTGCCGACGCAGATCTGGATGGAATCTTCGACGGTGGCGAACAATCGCTCGGCGGCTGGACGGTCTTTACCGACACCGACTTCGATGGCGCGCTCGATGTCGGCGAGGCGAACGCCATCACCGATGGGTTGGGCGCTTACACACTCACCGGGGCCATTCCGGGCACGCTAGCCCTGCGCGCAGTCGGTCCGGCGGGCTGGGTTCCCACCAACGGCGACACCGGCGGCGCGCTCTCGATCACCGCAACTGCCGGTGCGTCGCTGAATGATATCAATCTTGGCCAGCGACGGGAAGGTCCGCTCACGGGACCACTCGTCCCATCGGCCGCGATCATTGCAGGTGGTCTCATTCTTACGCTGGAGGCGACCAATCCCGAAGCCGCCACCAGCGTTGTGCGTTTTTATCGCGAAAGCAACAATATCGCAGGACTTCAAACCGGCGTTGGCGGCGACATCGTCGCCGGAATCGACTACACCGCCGTCGACGACTGGGGAATTGTCTTCCGTGTTGGATTGAATGCCGGAACCTACGTTTTCTATTCACAAGCGGAGGATGGCTACGGCTTCATCGGCACGCCGCAAAGTGCAACCATCACCGTCACGGGTAACCCGGGACCGAATGTGGCCTCTGTAGTGCGCGTCAATGATGCCGTGCGCGAAGATGGTTCGTCGCCGGGCATCTTCGAGGTTCGCCGAACCGGTTCGAACGCCCTCGACTTAGTCGTCAACATCACAGGCGTAGCGGGCGCTGGCTTGGCTGCACCTGGCACAGACTACGCCAACCTGCCGACGAGTGTAACCATTCCTGCCGGCGACGACGCCGTGCGGTTGCAGGTCTATCCCGTCGCCGATGCCATTGCTGAAGGGACCGAGCTGGCGCGAGTCGCCGTTCAGAGCGGCGCGGGGTATAGTGTGAGCGCGAGCGCCGGCACGGCCGATCTCGCGCTCCGCGATGCGTCGTCGCCAAACGTGGTGGCGGTTACCAGCGCCGCGTATGAATACGACCGTTTCCCGCCCGCGCCGCGCGTCGCCTTTACCGCCAACGTCGTTGCGTCGCTCGCGCCGGCCGACGCCTCGCTCTTCAACCTCTCCACCGGCCAGCCGGTTCCGCCGGCTCAGGTTGGATTCGCGTACGACCCGACGGCAGGCGTTGCGCGATTCCATGTCTCAGGCACACCGACGCGCGTCCTCCCCGACGGCAATTACCGTCTCACCCTCGCCGCGTCGGGAATCACCGGTCCCAACGGCCAGCCGCTCGACGGCAACAACGACGGCATCGGCGGCGACGATCTCGTCACTGACTTCTTCGTCCTTGCCGGCGACGCCAATCGCGATCGTGCCGTGAACCTCGACGATTTCACGTCCCTCGCCGCAAGCTTCGGCCAGCCGAGCCGGGTGTTCAGTCAGGGCGACTTTAACTACGACCAAAGCGTGAACCTCGACGATTTCACGATCCTGGCCAGTCGATTCGGCACAAGCCTGTCGGCGGCATCGATCCCGGATGGAACCACCACCGGCGCCGCCGAAACCAGAGTGGTTCGGCTTGGGACGGCGCGACCGGCGACAACGGCTTCGCCCTTCAGCGCGCGGCCGATACTGTTGGAGGTGCTGGACGATCAGGCCGCACTCGTGTAGCTCGGATCGCTGAGGCTCAGGGTTGTGTGTTGCAGCGACCGAAGCGGGTTATCTGCCGGAGACATTTTCGAATCTCTGTTTGGATTTCGGTGAGCGCTACGCGAACTACACCGCCGCCGTTTGATCGTGTTGGTGTGCTTGGAGTTGAAGCCAGCGGTCCGGCAGCCAATCGTCGAGCTGGCTGATCGGCG
This genomic window from Planctomycetia bacterium contains:
- a CDS encoding Calx-beta domain-containing protein produces the protein RTKVYANAATYNVRCWASDAGGEFEVVGATINVLNTSPMPVVSIAPTIPNTSEQTPGSPGRFTVSRTGATNIPLGVFLALSTGANKATNGVDYQLIPLSVFIPAGQSSVSFDIVPIADNLAEGVELVDVTVLPSSLYSQNVAVATVQIADGPNIDLNLVSGRVFNDLNGNGAINAGELGLVGRRIFDDLNHNSTYQLGEPFVLSDSSGNYTLGSLLSGSHDIVLEGTSGFVFTTPPTRTITVGIGETISGGDYGSAQPATLQGFVFADADLDGIFDGGEQSLGGWTVFTDTDFDGALDVGEANAITDGLGAYTLTGAIPGTLALRAVGPAGWVPTNGDTGGALSITATAGASLNDINLGQRREGPLTGPLVPSAAIIAGGLILTLEATNPEAATSVVRFYRESNNIAGLQTGVGGDIVAGIDYTAVDDWGIVFRVGLNAGTYVFYSQAEDGYGFIGTPQSATITVTGNPGPNVASVVRVNDAVREDGSSPGIFEVRRTGSNALDLVVNITGVAGAGLAAPGTDYANLPTSVTIPAGDDAVRLQVYPVADAIAEGTELARVAVQSGAGYSVSASAGTADLALRDASSPNVVAVTSAAYEYDRFPPAPRVAFTANVVASLAPADASLFNLSTGQPVPPAQVGFAYDPTAGVARFHVSGTPTRVLPDGNYRLTLAASGITGPNGQPLDGNNDGIGGDDLVTDFFVLAGDANRDRAVNLDDFTSLAASFGQPSRVFSQGDFNYDQSVNLDDFTILASRFGTSLSAASIPDGTTTGAAETRVVRLGTARPATTASPFSARPILLEVLDDQAALV